In Aythya fuligula isolate bAytFul2 chromosome 19, bAytFul2.pri, whole genome shotgun sequence, one genomic interval encodes:
- the ODF2 gene encoding outer dense fiber protein 2, whose translation MKNRSSSPPLHVHVDENTPVHVHIKKGQKTTPAKCQQKQKQKMRGNTVNARRTVQVKTKAPWMPPGKTSVLESTYKWEGPTHRLEITPPDSEKMLSVLRLSDLSTDEEDAVCCKMNEYEKKIDSLMNAVGTLKNEAKMHKKEHQQQMTKRLLEEQKEELNEVTQELVETEHENTLLRRNIERIMEEKDLTVLQKKYLQHEKECLMSKLSEVERDGEAAARQIHALKNTIGRLNLEKHMSSSDINTLTRQKELLLQKLSTFEETNRTLRELLRVQHNRERDAQKILEQQGVLLKRLADSDAEKVQLQMRLQEKEQEVDDLIIQIQAEKDQAKTASELSKSMEAVRGHLQAQLRNKEAENNRLTVQIRNLERNEAQHKAEVELIKEQLKELRQKTDHDKEALKKALRAQKERAERSEEYAEQLTVQLAEKDSYVGEALSTLESWRSRYNKVVKDKSDLELEIVTLNSRMADLLEQQTTLEDRMREDRDALMDKLHQQTTETTSFKMENERLKASVVPMEEKLNQAQMEVQQLKNSVRNYEGLIETYKSQVLKTRMEADEVTAKLEKCDKENKTLKDEMNKEIELARKQFQNQLAELEKLPEILRITETQLAKCQDQLQSYEKKNVDLSVIIADLRQRIELQGDKMDVTRERYQSAQEEKKQLTLKVEELERKLETTSAQNIEFLQVIAKREESIHQCQLRLEEKTRECSSLARQLEMAIEDAKRQVEQTRERAAARERAAQSKMLDLETQLSRIKTELNQLRRNKDDAERRYESRLQDLKDRLEQSESTNRSMQNYVQFLKSSYANVFGESALLGSPGRSHSSP comes from the exons caaaagcagaaacagaaaatgagagggAATACCGTGAATGCACGCCGAACTGTCCAGGTGAAAACTAAGGCCCCCTGGATGCCCCCAGGGAAAACATCTGTCCTGGAGTCCACCTACAAATGGGAG GGACCAACTCACCGCCTGGAAATTACACCTCCAGATTCAGAAAAAATGCTGTCAGTGTTGCGTCTGAGTGATCTCTCTACAGATGAGGAAGATGCTGTTTGCTGCAAAATGAACGAGTACGAAAAGAAGATAGATAGCCTGATGAACGCGGTGGGAACACTGAAGAATGAG GCCAAGATGCATAAAAaggagcaccagcagcaaaTGACAAAGCGTCTCCTTgaggagcagaaagaagaaTTGAATGAGGTCACACAAGAGCTGGTAGAAACAGAGCACGAGAATACACTGCTCAGGCGCAATATTGAGCGCATAATGGAAGAGAAAGATCTGACTGT GCTACAGAAGAAGTACTTGCAGCATGAGAAAGAGTGCCTGATGTCCAAGCTGAGTGAGGTTGAGAGGGATGGAGAAGCGGCAGCCAGACAGATCCACGCCTTGAAAAATACAATTGGGAGACTCAACCtt gAGAAACACATGAGCAGCTCAGACATTAACACACTGACAAGACAAAAAgagctgctgctacagaaattGAGTACCTTTGAAGAGACCAACCGGACACTCCGAGAGCTTCTCAGAGTGCAGCATAACCGGGAG AGGGATGCTCAGAAGATATTGGAGCAGCAAGGTGTGCTGTTGAAAAGGCTTGCTGACTCAGATGCAGAGAAAGTg caactTCAGATGAGGCTTCAGGAGAAAGAACAAGAGGTGGACGATCTTATCATTCAAATACAGGCAGAAAAG GACCAGGCAAAGACAGCAAGTGAACTCTCAAAATCTATGGAGGCTGTGAGAGGCCATTTACAAGCACAGCTACGAAATAAAGAAGCTGAGAACAACCGTCTGACTGTACAGATCCGG AATCTGGAGCGCAACGAAGCTCAGCATAAGGCAGAGGTGGAACTTATCAAGGAACAACTGAAAGAACTAAGGCAGAAGACAGATCATGATAAAGAGGCCCTGAAGAAAGCTCTCCGTGCACAGAAGGAGCGGGCAGAGCGGAGTGAGGAGTATGCAGAGCAGTTGACTGTCCAGCTAGCAGAAAAG GACAGTTATGTTGGTGAGGCGCTGTCTACTCTGGAGTCCTGGAGGAGTCGTTACAACAAAGTAGTGAAGGACAAGAGTGACCTTGAACTGGAAATCGTTACACTGAACAG TCGTATGGCAGACTTGCTGGAACAACAGACAACCCTGGAGGATAGGATGCGGGAGGACAGAGATGCCTTGATGGATAAATTGCATCAGCAGACTACAGAGACCACTTCTTTCAAAATGGAGAATGAAAGGCTAAAG GCTAGTGTGGTCCCAATGGAGGAAAAGCTGAACCAAGCGCAAATGGAAGTACAGCAGCTCAAGAACTCTGTTAGGAACTATGAAGGGTTGATTGAAACATACAAATCACAG GTGTTGAAAACCCGAATGGAAGCAGATGAAGTGACAGCAAAACTGGAGAAGTGTGATAAAGAGAACAAGACACTAAAGGATGAAATGAACAAGGAGATCGAACTG GCTCGTAAGCAGTTCCAGAACCAGCTTGCTGAACTGGAAAAGCTGCCTGAGATCCTAAGGATCACAGAGACGCAACTGGCAAAATGTCAGGACCAGCTTCAGAGTTATGAGAAGAAGAATGTGGACCTGTCTGTCATCATCGCAGATCTGCGTCAGCGG ATTGAGCTCCAGGGGGACAAAATGGATGTGACAAGAGAGAGGTATCAATCTGcccaagaggagaaaaagcagctcaCCCTGAAGGTGGAGGAGCTAGAAAG AAAACTAGAGACAACGAGCGCCCAGAACATAGAATTCCTTCAGGTCATAGCAAAACGTGAGGAGTCGATCCACCAGTGTCAACTGCGATTAGAGGAGAAGACCCGTGAGTGTAGCTCCTTGGCTCGTCAGCTGGAAATGGCCATTGAAGATGCCAAAAGACAA GTTGAACAAACTCGAGAACGAGCAGCAGCTAGAGAGAGGGCAGCCCAGTCCAAGATGTTGGATTTGGAGACCCAGCTGAGTAGGATTAAAACAGAGCTGAACCAGTTGCGTCGGAACAAAGATGAT GCAGAGCGACGGTATGAAAGCCGCCTACAGGATTTAAAGGATCGGTTAGAGCAGTCGGAGAGCACTAATCGCAGCATGCAAAACTACGTCCAGTTCCTCAAGTCTTCCTATGCCAATGTTTTTGGAGAAAGTGCCTTGCTGGGCTCTCCTGGCCGCTCTCATTCATCTCCATGA
- the GLE1 gene encoding nucleoporin GLE1 yields the protein MPPACNPDFPRYSSGRGRDSNPRPVAPRQRKRERGRGSAGPLAAMQPRQLRWDTLEALRDSSKGRLKYCRHWLRDEDVLEGCMSPLTLSSYSGWVLDRIVERSDQEITPSKTSTPNKSTPHTNQLPLEKVTSASHQGSSPLSSTVLSETKGNNGLSLLEMDQEVLPTLLPSKVTEVEGCIRMYEEMHRLKGKEGLRQRQEQQEQMVRAVYDLASEQLKRFDELKELKQHQEFQDLQEVMEKSLKETQGQQEKLKEEHRHRAKVLNLKLREAEQQRQRQEELERLRKEEGQERLRRLYSIQEEVLQLNQQIDPNYRHKDLPKIDLSAYSSRGNQICGLVSGLIRTTSERGFPTQMDVANTERALQEMRGLISSMQQEIAAAVEEKKRRDEEEERQKQQELLKKSQMKAQSTAPAQLPGGKQTKEGLQVKTDESIMRWYQELQDAANQCVTSFSEISNCKDNEVKKTKMDLQKAATIPVSQISSIAGSQLREIFDKINNLLSGKSVQSGGRSVSVSQHPQGLDFVYYKLAEKFVSQGEEEVASHREAAFPIAVVASGIWEIHPRVGDLFLAHLHKKCPYSVPFYPAFKEGTSMEEYQRMLGYQVKDSKVEEQDHFLKRMSGMIRLYAAIIQLRWPYGNRQGTHPHGLSYGWRWLAQMLNMEPLADVTATLLFDFLEVCGNALMKQYQIQFWKMILLIREDYFPRIEAITSSGQMGSLMRFKQFLEECLQKKEIPLPKGFLQSSFWRS from the exons ATGCCCCCTGCCTGCAACCCGGACTTCCCGCGGTACTCCAG TGGCCGTGGGCGGGACTCGAACCCGCGGCCGGTGGCGCCCCGGCAACGGAagcgggagcggggccggggctcggcggggccgtTGGCGGCCATGCAGCCCCGGCAGCTCCGCTGGGACACGCTGGAGGCTCTGCGCGACTCCAGCAAGGGCCGCCTGAAGTACTGCCGCCACTGGCTGCGGGACGAG GATGTCTTGGAAGGATGCATGTCGCCTCTCACGCTGTCCTCTTACTCTGGCTGGGTCCTGGACAGAATAGTTGAACGGTCAGACCAGGAAATTACACCATCCAAAACTTCAACACCTAACAAATCCACTCCCCATACAAACCAGCTACCTCTTGAGAAGGTCACATCTGCCAGCCACCAGGGCTCTTCACCACTTTCATCTACAGTGCTGAGCGAAACAAAG GGAAATAATGGTCTTAGTCTGCTGGAAATGGATCAAGAAGTCCTTCCAACACTACTTCCATCTAAAGTTACGGAAGTCGAAGGCTGTATTCGGATGTATGAAGAGATGCACAGGTTGAAaggaaag GAGGGGCTCAGGCAGCGGCAGGAGCAGCAAGAGCAGATGGTGAGGGCAGTGTATGACCTTGCAAGTGAGCAACTGAAGCGTTTTGATGAACTGAAGGAGCTAAAGCAGCATCAGGAATTCCAAGATTTGCAAGAAGTGATGGAGAAGAG CTTAAAGGAAACTCAGGGACAGCAAGAGAAGTTGAAAGAAGAACACCGACACAGAGCAAAG GTATTAAATCTAAAACTACgtgaggcagagcagcagaggcagcgtcaggaggagctggagcgtTTGCGTAAGGAAGAAGGCCAGGAAAGACTGCGTCGCCTTTATTCCATCCAGGAGGAAGTGCTACAGCTTAACCAGCAGATTGATCCCAATTACAGACACAAAGACTTGCCAAAAATTGATCTTTCTGCATACAGTAGTCGAGGCAACCAGATCTGTGGGCTGGTGTCAGGACTCATCCGCACCACTAGCGAG AGAGGTTTCCCTACTCAAATGGATGTGGCCAATACTGAACGAGCACTGCAGGAAATGCGGGGACTGATATCCAGCATGCAGCAAGAAATCGCtgcagctgtggaagaaaaaaaaaggagagatgaagaggaagagagacagaagcagcaggagttactgaaaaaatcacagatgaaAGCTCAGAGTACTGCCCCTGCACAGCTGCCAGGGGGAAAGCAGACAAAGGAAG gaCTTCAAGTTAAGACAGACGAAAGTATTATGCGCTGGTACCAGGAACTTCAAGATGCTGCAAACCAGTGTGTCACTTCTTTCAGTGAGATAAGCAACTGCAAAGACAATGAG gTTAAGAAGACAAAAATGGACTTGCAGAAAGCAGCTACGATCCCTGTTAGCCAGATCTCTAGCATAGCAG GCTCTCAGCTGAGAGAGATATTTGACAAGATCAATAACCTGCTCTCTGGAAAGTCTGTTCAGAGTGGAGGGCGAAGTGTATCAGTGAGTCAGCATCCACAGGGTCTGGATTTTGTTTATTACAAACTTGCAGAGAAATTTGTG agTCAAGGAGAAGAAGAAGTAGCTTCTCACCGTGAGGCAGCTTTCCCAATTGCAGTGGTGGCATCCGGAATCTGGGAAATACACCCTCGAGTTGGAGATCTCTTTTTAGCTCATCTACACAAAAAGTGCCCGTATTCTGTGCCATTCTACCCTGCCTTCAAAGAAGGAACCTCTATGGAAGAGTATCAGAG GATGCTCGGATATCAAGTTAAGGATTCTAAGGTAGAAGAGCAAGACCATTTCCTTAAACGGATGTCAGGAATGATTCGTCTTTATGCTGCTATCATTCAGCTTCGGTGGCCTTATGGAAACAGACAAGGG ACACATCCTCATGGGCTGAGTTATGGATGGCGCTGGCTTGCTCAGATGTTGAACATGGAACCTCTGGCAGATGTGACAGCTACActtctttttgattttctggAG GTATGTGGTAACGCTCTCATGAAACAGTATCAGATTCAGTTCTGGAAAATGATATTGCTGATCCGAGAAGACTACTTCCCAAG GATTGAAGCAATTACTAGCTCTGGACAGATGGGCTCTTTAATGCGTTTCAAGCAATTCTTGGAG